The Alligator mississippiensis isolate rAllMis1 chromosome 11, rAllMis1, whole genome shotgun sequence genomic interval TCAACACAGCAGGGTCCACAGTGCTGTAGCAGAACCCACAACACATCAAACACAGTTAAggaagcagccgcagcagccGCTGAAGGAGGCTCAGCTCCGGTCTCCTGAGCAGAGGCAAGGCAAaagcaacctcatctccttcagtggcagccagagccccctcccccacagagagaggccagcactggaagcaggaagcaagctggaccccagggcacccagctgggcatgggctgggagagctgccagcattggggttggCATTTTGAGTGGCATGGACCTTTTGCCCTGGGCTTTGCCTTCTGGGGTTGCTGGAGCAGCCCGAGtgaggctttgggggcagggctggtgcacagccctgtgcctggtcccctGCATCTGTTCGCACAAGGGAGCGCAGAGCAAGCCCAGTGAGCCCGGCAGGGGGGCAGCTGTgagaagagccccagtgccatgtGCACAGCTCCACACAGCGCACACCGTGCCTGTTTCTCGTGTTGGCACCAGTGGAAAAAAATGGCTGTGGCAAAGTGGGCGACTGcactgggcatttcctccccttgcccttgaTTTGGGGAGTGCCCGGGCTGCCCTGAGGGACACCCATCCCCAGGTGCATGGGCAGTGGCCTCTGAAGAGCTGGGAATGTGATGGTGGTCTCCTGGGTCTGACCCCAAATAGAAGAAGTCTGttcccgtcccctctgccttcacATGAACAAGGGACTGTGCCCCTGTCATGGGTGGAGCCAGGATCTGGCCAGGATTTCTTCTCATTGGTACCACTAAGGGGAGCTTGGCAGCCATAAAGAGAAAGGGAtcccagggccagagcctcagGACAGATTTGGGAGCCTGAACCAAATGCAAAGAGGATTCGGAGACCGAATGTAAAAGGAGACGGCGAGTACAGAGCTTACCATCAAGTTGGACAAGTTTAGCAGATGCcttgtttctttatttgctttctagGGTCAAGAGCTGTCAGGGACAAGgttcctactgctgctggtgcattgcatgagatgggagctgagcaaggggccaggctgcagccaataAGAAAGACCAGGAAGAGGAGAGCGGTGGGTGCAGATGACCGGCAGGCCTGGACGGCATATCATTCAAACTGCTGTGCTGAACTGGTCAGGAGGGTGCAGCAATGGCCAGGCTTGCAGAGATGTGCCGTGCACTTGCTGGACCACAGAGGCCACCAGCGAGGCTGAGGCATGGCGAGGCAGGCTGTGGAGatgctgctggagagggaaacgTAGCAGTCTCATAACAATCCTTACCCAGGAGTGCTGACCATCCTAAAGAGGTGCTTTGTATTAGCTCCCGTGCCCAtaccttcttccctctccaggcCCAGGCTGACTTACCCCAGGGTCAAGCTCAGGTTTCCCATGCTAGGGCTCGGCTGTAGTCAGCTTGCTCAGGGGCTCCtgccggaggctgctggagcagcctgaactggggcaggggcaggggcaggggctgggttttggCTAGGGACTGAGAACAGGCAAATGTGGAGCTGTCTGTCTGCTCGGGATGAGTAGGACTCCCTGTTAGTGCTGTATTGCAGTGGGTCGCCTCCTCTACGCTGCTAAGAAGCTGGATGGAGCCTGAGGGCCCCACCTGGAGTTGGGTCCGGGAGGTGTTTTGGCAGCAAGGCAATTTGCAGCAGGACCAGTGACGGGGTTTTGGGACTTCTAGGCCAGtcactggagccaggctgtgcggggtctcctgcaggagcagctgagcgCGGGTTAGGGTCAGGTTTGGGACCAGGGttaggagcaggaaagggataGAGGTGTCTTCCTGCTTGGAGTTGGTTGGTCTCCCGGAGATGTATTTAGGGCACAGTGGGAGAGGGCAGCCCACATGCACAAGCTGGACCCTAGAGCACCCCAGTGGGGCATGgactgggagagctgccagcattggggttggCATTTTGAGTGGCAGGGGCCTTTTGCGGCAGGGCTATTTTGGCACCTGGGGATGTATCGGCTGGTGtctcccatgccacctgtgggttTCCCAGGACAGGTCCTGTCAGGAGGTGTCTCAGGCGCTGCTTCCTGGGGTTGCTGAAGCAGGCTGAGcaaggctttgggggcagggttggtgcatggccctgtgcctggtccccGGTGTCTGTGCAaagaagggagcacagagcaagcccagggagcccagcaggggtatAGCTGTGAGAAGGGCCCCGGTGCCATGCACACTGCTCCATGCAGTGCGCACGGCAAGCCTGTTTCTCGTGTTGGCACCGGTGAAAAACAAAGTAGTTATGGTAAAGTGGGAaactgggcatttcctccccctgccctcaattTGGGGGAGCACCTGGTCTGTCCTGAGCGACACCCATCCCCAGGCACGTGGACAGTGGCCCTGGGGGACATGGCGGTGCCGCGGGGGGCTGCGGCgctgggtgcggggtggggggcgatgGAGCTGGTCCCCGGGCGTTGCCGCGGCAGCGTTCGTATCATCGCGGCGCCGCGGGATTCCAGGCAGTTGCCGGCGGAGGCTGGAGCGGTGCTGccgggcgcccggggtctgcacaGACGGGTAAGTCGGCTGCGGAGAGCGCTGCCCCTCTTGTGCCCCCGCCTGAGGCAACGCGGGTGTCGAGAGGAGGCCTCTTGCCCCAGGGGTTGTCAGAGTCAGACGTGAAAGAGCCGCGGGGCCGgcgccctcctgctcctggacgaGGTGTCCCAGGGGGATGCGGCCCGACGGGGTGGGAtttgcaccagccccaccagcgATGGGACCgggaagggcagtgggacccCATCCTGCAGGTTGTGTTCAGCCAAGAGCGGGCACCAGGTCTGCGCCTTTCCCTCGGGGGTGGTTTGTGCCTGTGTAAAGCCCggagggaggaaacggagccgagCCCGGccgagctgccccagcccagacacctggagatggggtttctcctcctttttaatgAAGGGGAGAATTGAAGAACAAACCCATACCGATTAATTTATTCCTTGAAATCACAGTCCAGGGGGAAGAGTAAGTATTTCCTCCATGTTCATGTGATTTTTATGTCCCGTCTTGTTTCTGTTAGTAATCATCAGGCGCCGTTTGGAGAGCGACAGCAGAACCGGTTTCATGGAGGATTTCGCTCTGCGATCTCTCAGCCCGGAGTGAGCAGGTCAGGATCGGTCCTTGGGCAACGCTGCCGGAGACGCCGGCAGGGGtcgagctgggaggggagcgaggggcTCTTGTGCTTTCAGGCCTGTGGCCCGCGTCCAGAGAAACTGTGAAGCATCAAGACGGAGCCGACAGGACCCTGCCCTTGGCGTAAGGGGCTGAGTAACGCTCCCTGCAGTCATGTGTGTAgggtgcaggagctgggcatgctctggatgccaccccctgctgaggccatgatgagAAATGTTTCTCCTTGAACTCTGCATGTTTTATCTCCAATCCAGAACATCATTTCTCACACCGGTGTCATACCTCTTCCCAAAGCTACCTGGGAcagggctcccctccccgccaggatggctggagcgcggtgcacagccagtgtggaCTGGACCCCGGTTACAATCCACTTAGAGCCACCAGTCTTGATGGCACAGAGCAGGACACTTGGTCTTTCCTGGGCACCAAAACGCATGGAGtaaagctgcaggcacaagccagTAGCGCCTGTGATGTGGAACAAGGCCAGCGCAGGGTGGCAGGACTTTCTGTTGGGTGGCAGGAAAGGGCCAGGAAGAGAAGATCAGGGAAGAAGAGGGGTCCTGTCATGGGCAAACAGAGACGGGACtaggcgggggggaggagaggtgtagttttgttttgggggaagaggctgtgcaCAAGGATGGCTTCCAACAGGATGACATAGTCCCTTTCAGGGGTAGGCGTCCCCCCATCGACGGCAGCGACTGCAGCTTGAGGCGGCGAGGGACATCCAtcggaggagaggcaggagacctTAGTCCAGAGCCGGAGGGAGGAGTGCGGCGTCACCAGGGCCTGTGAGCACCCGcccagcagcgctccatcccccagggcaggtgaggggcctgcAGCGCCGTGGGGGCTTCCCGTCTCTGTGCAGGAACTGTAGAAACGGGCAGAAAATCCACCCCCTGcaatgtgggcactcagcccctggtGCTCCCTCACACCACTTCCAGCGGGTTGGAGACATccccaggtgctgaagctccccacccctcccagcccagccagtgctgcccagactgagcgtgcagggagccccaagccgtggcgctgctggctcctgcaggtCCCAGGCAAATGGCCCCTGTCCTCCTCTCCTTGGCATTCCCAAATGCATGGGCACTCAGCCCATGGCCAGTCACGTGGGGTGAGAGGGGAgtagaggagcagggagctgtgtgtccaaaccagctgcaGGTCTTGGACCCTAAGACAAgggctctccccacctgccaaccctagtgccagggaggctgtggataTGGCTGTAACCCAGGGTTCACCTGCCTGTGTCTTGGatgagcagaggagggggtggataCGTGTGAAGGGGATGCTTTGAACCCCAGTGATAATTGCCCCTGTtgggtgccaggatggacaggctgcggCAGGTGCTCAGGAGGAGGTCGGCCAAGGTGCTCTccatgggagaggagagcagcagggagcctgggcaggaggagcggGGCCCCACCTGCCGTGATGAGGAGGGGCCCATCAGGGCCAGGAGGTGGctgtgccccatctgctgccGAAGTAAACTGGCAGCTCCCagcggcaggggaaaggagggaaagaaatcagCCACCTCCAAGTCCAGATGGAGGTGGCCATGGgtgcgcctgggcaggcgggagccagCGCCATCACAGCTCCCGGCACCCGAAGAGCCGTGCAGCTCCCCTCCTGGGTcatggggcagcctggagcccggccctgcagccccgcagcaggaggcagccccgtGCCAAGCCGGGGACGAgggcccagctgccctggggcaggagctgagccaggcccacagcagcccctgcccgagccGCAGCTCCTCCTGGGATGACTGGCACACGTCCCAGGAGTCcgggagcaccagccccagcaccagctcctcctcctcctcctcctcggactCTGAAAAGTCCCAAGAGGCCCAAAGCACCAGCACGAGCacgagcagcagctcctcctcggagGACAGCGATAGCTCGGAGGAGTCCAACACCACCAGTTcgaccagcagctcctcctcggagGACTCCAGTAGCTCCCTGGAGTCTGGGACCAGCCCGGCCCCCGGTGCCACCTGCACAGGTGAGGGGAGCCGCTGGGGCCAGAGGTCTCAGCACCTTTCACTAAGCGAGGCCACTTGGACCCtccatggggccgggcagggggatcctggccaaggtgagggggctgagccgcacacctccctggcacgtcctggggcagacagggaccctagtgctggtggtgggagcacgacACCATCTCTTCCCCCGacacccacttcccttcccctcaggggCACACGAGtgacctctcccctttcctccatgtgcagtgattcccagcccagctggcgaggagctggaggaagaggaggaggaagaggaggaggaggaggaagatggaaggtccccggaagaagctgccctcctccttgtgaagaaacacctgCAGGACCCCGGGGAGGTATGAAACTGCCCCAGCGGAGCCAGCACCCAGTCAGTCTTCCATTCCCCCATgcggcccatggcaggaggtcaccCCCTGGGACCCAGAGCCCGCAAGGGAGCCCCGGGGTGCTGCTCGAGGTGGGTGTTTGTGAAGCCCAGCTGGGTCCCTCCCTCCACggacactgccctgctctttaCAACACCTGCCCCGAGGAGATGCATCTCAGCtccgtgggggcagaggaggcctgagtcccacagggggcttgcggaggagcaggaggctcctggctaagagcctgctttagccctggtctcgctcctggtagatgctggacgggaaggacaggcagcgcttcctgctggccatcatcaGCCTGACCATCGCCGCGGACCAGAGCAGAGAggtggctgtggagctggaggaCCTGAAAGCGGCCGTGCTGGAGAGGATCGTGGTGAGTAGCACgggatggtgtggggagagggaaggagaggaaatgttGTCTCATGagaccaggaaggaggggagaggtggagcgggatgagagagagaatggcaggcGCGCCTTTTCCTGGGCATGACATGGGGGTACTAGATGAGGGAGATAGTGGTCGATTCCTGACCTGGATGTTGAGCGTTGGGCAATCCTgcatctggagggcaggggagggtgggatcaggagaggtTTGAGTGCCATGCTTGCAAGGCCgtgggaggcagagggccagcccagctgggtgggtgggagggggctggttggGATCCTGCTGCCTGCGCCTGCAGCACTCGGTGGTCTCCCGTGGGGGATGTGGCTGATCCTTACCTCCCCGTCCCCTTTGGGGCTCACAGGACCTGATGGAGACCATCTCAGTGGAGGGCGACCGAAAACACATCCTGGCGTACAGCATAGATGCCATCCgctgcctcaggtacagggacCTCTGCCTGACTCTCCTGACTTTGCTGTGGGCCAGGGGGATCCCCACTGCTCAGGCCCAGCTTTCCAGgctgtttcctgcccaccccagtgccaccgccGCCCCACATAGCTCAATCTGACgcaggctcctctctcctcacagcGACCCGAAgctcagcctggagccagcgctgGAGTCGCGCCTCCTGCGGGCCGCCGTGGAGAAGAGCTTCCTGGCCATAGGGCGTGAAACCCATAGAAACCAGGtaggtgcccctgccactgccaggtcccaCAAGCCACCCCCTGGCAGGAGTGGCCCCAGGCAACGTGGCACTGACCCTCGGGTCTGCCTCCCCTTTCAGGTCGTGCAGCGACTGTACGAGGAGTACCTGGAGGGCCTGCTGTGCTGCGTCTTGTCCagcgcccccagcctgggcaagctctactccatctgggaggtgagcaccgtgcagaggggctgggctcgggccgggacagctcctgccctgtgcactgcagcaagcCTCTCTCAAAGCATAAGGAAGATGGTCAAGCCCGAGCTTGAAACCTGGCTCCTGAGGAGGAGGACCCCAAGGCTGCTGGGTTcagcagggcatgtgccctcatcttaacatcttcctcccacagcactttACATCGTGGACTGAGGCGCCGGATGCCCAGCACCGTGCACTGGGCATGAAGATCATGACCGGCGCCATTGCCTttgctgtgcagctcctcccacaatttgaggtcagtgagccccttccttccccagtgtcctggtcccctgcctttgccagggccctcctgggagagtggggtCAAAGCTGGACAAGGAGCTTCACTCCAAGGCTttgcttctgcctcagtggtgccccTGACTCTTTACGGGTCTCTTTTCCATGGCCTGCTCTGGGCATGGTCAGCCCTGGACATGGGGCCTACTAGCCCTGGAGCATGAGGCACGGGGAGTGATCCTGGGGCCCCGAgcaagtccctgggctgcaggttcccatgggaagagagggctgtcatgctctggcactgtggtctctgccttcctgccctcgTGCTGGGTAATGCggagaggtggagagagagaactgTGCCTGGGGATgtattggggaaggaaggtgggacaTGCATGAACTGCCTGATCCTCTCCCCCTGCTTAGGGCTCCCCTGACATactggaggtgggggacatggcagcCCGCCTGGGTCTGTCCATCAACAACCCGGAGGAGACCAtcagctgcaaggccagggcgTGCATGTATTTGCTCGCTCAAATCCTCCTTCATCAGAGGGGTAAGGAGACCCAGCTGGAGTACAAGGCTCCGATGCCAGCAGTTTCCCTCCAAAAGCCTGGTCCCAGGTGCTGGGCCAGACGCTTTGTCTCCATCTGTCCATTCCCAACCTGGGAACAACTCAGGGTGTCGGCGTTAATGATTTGGGCCTCTTCACCTCAGCGCCGAGCTGTGGTACTgcagcctgtgctaatgcacccATCCTGGGTGTCTCATGCGGGAACCAGGGagcccatccccaggcccccagcccagaCTGGTCCCAGGACACGTGGTGTCCATTGACTCCTGCAGAACAATGAccttcctgctggggccctgcccttcatggtgccagaagggcagccagagccccactgGGTGGACATTGAGCACCAAAGCTAGGATGGCAGCTCAGAGCCATGTGTCTCCACTTGTCCTAGGCCAAGACATGCGAGGGGCAGAGGAGCTGCGGTGCAAGCGCCAGAACGATCAGAGCGAGGTCCAGAAGTACAGGGACCTGGCGAGAGTGGGAGAGGTGAGGATGGTGTGTGTGATGAAGGGGTTCGGAGAAAGGCTTGGTGCTtgtctccagctggcaggggtcttccTGCGGTGGGTTACAGCCTTGCAAGTGTCCAGGGCAATGTGGTGCCAGCCCCAGAGATAGAGCCTGTGTGTGGGTTGTAGCCAGCCTTGTGTTCTCCTGTTTCAGGGGCTGAGAAAGAtcttgctggaggagcaaagGAGAGCTTTCCTGCAGAGGGCCCTTCATGCAGTTCGCAATGGACCGATGCAcatcagccaagctgggctggttTTCCTGTATGCAATCTTGGGGGAAGCCGGCCGCTTGATGGGGCACAAGGTCAGCAGCCACGTTGgggagtgcggggagggaggagagtgagCTCACAGCCCCTTGGCTCTGTTCCACGTAAAGTTGCTGTCGTCCCATCACGACCTGTTGTGTGGGGACAACgtggagcagagagaggtcaCTACACACTGGAGTCTGAACTCTAGCTCACGGTGGGATCCATTTGTACTTCGCAGACTAACTCAATTAGTGACCTGCCcctgtctgtaaggtgcaaatctccctTGCCTTCTGAGCAAACTGGCCTTGAGGAGAACGGGAGGCCTGCCAAGTGCCTTGGAGAAAGGAATGAATTAATCTGCCTAGGCAGGATGGCACCAGCCTGTCCTTTGCACATGTCATGCCCCTGAGGGTCAAGGTCTCTTGCCAGGCCCAAAGATACACAGCGTGTTCCCTCAGGACAAGCTTCCCATTCCCAGTCTGCAGTCAGGAGTCTTTAGGAGGTGCACAGGTCCCCGCATGGCTCCATTTCTTCTCCTGCCCACGATCCTGTGCTTGCTCTAGGGAGAACGGAGGATTCAGGCACTTGGCGCTGCTGATCTGCCCCATTGCCCAGAGCCCTGAGCTGCCACCCTCTGTCTTTACCGCTATTCTCAGAAAAATGTTGCTCAAGGAACCTGCCCCCCATTTCCCTGAGCTGTTGCCAAGACCCCTTGGTTTCagtccaatccctgccccatgacccctccccacatcccctgtcCTTTCTGGGTGTAGGACAGGCTATGACCAGCTCTTGTACCTctgcaggagaaagaaatccCCATCAGGGTCCTGAATAAGGTCTTCATTATCACCTACCTGAAGGAGCTGCCTAAAGATCTGcaagggcacagcctgctggtcaCCTCCTCCAGCGCCATCGCCTCTCTCCAGCCGCCCACACTTGCTCCTGCAGGtactgtcctgtcccctctgccgctggggagcagggagcagtgggaagggagggggaggctctTGGCACTAACACAAACCTGCTCCCTGCCGCGTGTGGGcaattctcccctctgccctacaGAGTCCTGTCCTAGGATCCGTCCTCCGCaggtctttcctttctttcctctcaatggcaggagcctttcctcgtgccctgctgcccccgggtaaacctgccctctgccccgggTGGCATGGGTGGGCCTGGAGGGTGTTGCCATCTTTCATGAAGGAGCCCCgggacctgtcccaagtggctgagccaccccaggacaggggggaccctctgcctcctgttaaaggctgctgtcactCCCACAGTCGGAGACCTGCTTTCCCTTGCTTGTAGCTCTCTCAACCATGGTctttttggggctggggttgtccattcagagcatctacctcatcttgaacgtggctgggcagtgatgcctaaagatgttcagcttcttccaggcaggaggctaagcaccatctattttttttcccctcattcaaatgttcaggcctttgtgtcctgggaaagctcccagtccccacttcctCACATCGCAGCCTTGTATCATGGTCCGAATGCATGGATTTaatcttctgctgctttttcttacgCTGCGTAGCAACACCTGCAGACCACCTCAACCCTGACAGCACCTCCATGAGAGAAGATGACCTCCCCAACCTCACCGGGAGCCCgatggctacagagaaaagctgcaACAGCGCTGAAGCCACCACACACGTCACCGACTGACAAGTCATCATCCAGTCTGAGCCGTCCGCCACAGCCaagtcagcctctgcaagaggagcagcctgagaaaccctcgtggtgaagaacttgaatatcttccagaccagctctgcaaagggctggggaaagaccaGGCACCATGAGTTTGTAGTGCCCAGGTTGCCAAGTGGAGGATGCTCTTGTTGTGTGGAtggcattttgtgacccctgcctcagggctttggccggtcgccatttggggccaggaaggaattttttcccccttcatttatggaaccaacttcggggggtttttcgccttcctctgaggcatcggGACATAATCAGACCATCCCGGCGTCTGTTGTGTTAGTAGCCTGTCCTTGAATCCATCGAGAGCCATTCAGGGAGTGAAGAGAGCAAAGGCATAAACCACGTGCACTGTTGAACATAGATTTAGTGTAATGTGTCATGTTGAACATAGATGTTATAGAAACTAAGAGGAGATGTAGGATAATAAAGTTaagctttagttttcttttcttataagtGTTGGTGTTCATCTCAAATTCCTGTGTGAAATACAAGCTCATGACATGCAAggtaagaaagaagacaagatgaTCCATTGCTGTAGAGAACAGGGTCTACAACACACAGGAGAAACCTGGCATGTTTAGCTCAGAAAGTCAAGGTCGAGCTGCCTGAGAAACTGCTAATACTGTTCAAAGGGAAACCACCTTTATTCCTCAACAAGTCAACGCTGGGTGGTCAGGGAGGCGTTTCAAGAAAGTTGTAACGGGAAAAGTTCTCTCTGCTCCAGGTTGCCGAGGTGCttttggtagatgtgatatctcttaggagatatagttggaaaaaatgttctttgtaagcttttgggcacaaacacccactGCCACAACCAATAACTGTTCTCTAGCTTGGAGTTTGTCAAGACCAGAgggagaaatagaagagagatggggatggggagtatGTTTCAGGAGCAatggctttgtggtgctgaaggcACTCAATGGGAAGGGAAGGACCCAGCTGTGAATCCCAGCTGGAACGCAGATTTCTCCAGAGTCTTTTCATTGGAATAAGCAGGGCCCTTTGCTACGCAgtatatttttctggtgaaaGTACAATGTGTACAAATGGGCCCTTGTAACAGGCTTCTCTGAATAGCAGGGgacaaccccctgcctgccccactccccctgcgtGATCCATGGAGCCCATTCCAGGCTAATATTTGTACCAAGTCACTGGAGTCAAGATCTCTCAgtcatgggggctgtggggtttctggggttttgagctgtgtttgtttggtgtgggttgggaagacccagctctgtatccatgctgcagcacagggagcttcCCAGTCTTTTCCACTGGAATAAACAAGGCCCTTGGGAATAAACCCACTTAgcccccccccggcactcagggctagatctggcttgcagggatccgcgcagtctggatccagacccccgcctgcagttgtgggagcagtggcacccgTGGTCGGAGCAGATCGGCGTCAGCTCAGGGAGCCTCAGGGATTCACGCAGCCGTCAGTCACCCCCCAGCGCTGCAGCACACGTCCATGGCGGCTCCGCACCCTGCAATTCAATGGCGGTTCCTCATCTTGTCCCACCCCAAatccctggcccctccaggagccctgcagaccacaggacatggctctggggactggatccagctcaccggCCGTATTTTTGACACCCTGCTAGGAGCTGTTCTCACCAAGCTTTGAGTCACTGCTTTGGTTCTTATTGAcgcctctctcctcttcccccttgtcccacATGCGACCCCCAGACCTGGTTATGGCTCCCAGTACTACTCACACTGACACTGTACAAAAGACAGCATCCCTGCCTAACTCTGTTGCTTTTCCCTCCTTCAGCGTCCCTGGGACATTTCCTCCCAGCGttgcactgggagctcctggctgcttgtTTGCCCCCCTGACCTCAAGCACGTGTTCACAGTCACTGCTCTCGTGTGACATGTGAGGAGCAGGGGTTCaatgcccacccagcccccttcAAGACCCAGGACACCCAAAAGAAGGGAACGGAAAAGCTTGCAGTTGGTATCCAGGCCCGTGCAAAATCTCTGCTATGCTGCTATGTTTTCCCAGCACATTTGCACTGGTCCAGACAGATGGTGAATGAGCACAGGGAACAGTCCTCTGTGTGAGGCAGCTCAGCAAATGCATGGCACACCGCGCACCAGCCTCCCACACCGACCGGAGCCTGCAAACACTTTCTCATCTCCTCAGGcgcagcagccttgccctgggctcccCGGCACGGTGGGTGTGATCAGTGTtggttggggaggaggaggacgtcGTCGCTGAGGTGCTGCAATGTCCTGACACGGGAATTATatccctgggtgcacattcaccccagccccatggaggggctctgcctgccccagggatgtGCTAGTGCCCAGCCTGACACCTCGGGGCCACAAGTGATGTccaaccagcccagctcagctgggactgATAGCGGCTCTCAGCCCGGCTAACAGAGGCTGGACTCGCTGGACATGACATGTGTGTCTTGGGGTCTCAATCCCGTgtctcccagcacaggggcactcccTGGCGCTGCACTGAATGGCCGTGTGTCCCAGTGTGGCACTGGCATCTGAACCTCTCATAACAGGCTGtgctgaggggatgtggaaggggaGACTGGAGCCTGAGACTCTTTTCCTCCGAGGAGCAAACAAGAAGGGCCCTGACAAAAGCTTGGCACGTGATGCACATGGGGCTGCGGCTacgtggcccagccctgccctaaggAGGGCCCTGCCTGGATGCCAACAGCCCACGGCAAGCAGCTTGTCAGGGcgaggggttgtggggtgggggagatccccCAGGGAAACTCCAActagcagctgcagaagtgcttgccctgctgctccacgtgccatggggccagctgtgctgctgggctTGGCCTCACCCTGTGCTGCGTGGCACTGGCTGCACTGGTTCTTCAATTGAGTCCCTGCAAAGAGGATTTCTACggaggagctgagccccagggGTTGGGTGTAGCAAACATAGCCAACGTTTGGCTGAAACTGGGCATCCAACATCATTTTCCA includes:
- the LOC132243745 gene encoding uncharacterized protein LOC132243745; protein product: MDRLRQVLRRRSAKVLSMGEESSREPGQEERGPTCRDEEGPIRARRWLCPICCRSKLAAPSGRGKEGKKSATSKSRWRWPWVRLGRREPAPSQLPAPEEPCSSPPGSWGSLEPGPAAPQQEAAPCQAGDEGPAALGQELSQAHSSPCPSRSSSWDDWHTSQESGSTSPSTSSSSSSSSDSEKSQEAQSTSTSTSSSSSSEDSDSSEESNTTSSTSSSSSEDSSSSLESGTSPAPGATCTVIPSPAGEELEEEEEEEEEEEEDGRSPEEAALLLVKKHLQDPGEMLDGKDRQRFLLAIISLTIAADQSREVAVELEDLKAAVLERIVDLMETISVEGDRKHILAYSIDAIRCLSDPKLSLEPALESRLLRAAVEKSFLAIGRETHRNQVVQRLYEEYLEGLLCCVLSSAPSLGKLYSIWEHFTSWTEAPDAQHRALGMKIMTGAIAFAVQLLPQFEGSPDILEVGDMAARLGLSINNPEETISCKARACMYLLAQILLHQRGQDMRGAEELRCKRQNDQSEVQKYRDLARVGEGLRKILLEEQRRAFLQRALHAVRNGPMHISQAGLVFLYAILGEAGRLMGHKEKEIPIRVLNKVFIITYLKELPKDLQGHSLLVTSSSAIASLQPPTLAPAATPADHLNPDSTSMREDDLPNLTGSPMATEKSCNSAEATTHVTD